The nucleotide window ATTGAAAGACCTTTTAAAATTTATTAAAGAAACAGTAAATCCATCTATAAGAAATACTCGAGAAAAGAAAAACTACACCTCTAAGCAACTTCCTCACATCATTCAAGCAAGATACAAAAATAATAACAATTATTTAATTCTTTTTACTGAAGAAAGACCTAATTAACTTCTGGAAGATTTATGAAAAAGAAAAAATACTTAATATCCATCGTGATGGCGATACTCTTCTTATTCTGCTCCTTTAATTACTGCTACGCAAACCTGAGCACCTACGGATATGAGAAAGTAGGATTCCGCTGTGGCATCTGGGATGGAATAAGGTCTTGCATCACGTTACCCTTGAGCGTTTTTCTTCCTGATAGTTTTTGGGTCTTTAACACCAACAACAGTGGCTTTATGTATGGACTCGGTTTCTTCGTACCAGCAATATTATTATGGAGAATTACAATACCTCTGCTTATAGGCGCTTGGGTAATAAAACTGTTCTTGATTCTTTTCGCACTTTGCCTTACACTTCTGTTTCACTAACCCCAATATTCCAAAAATTATTATAATTTAGTCTGAAGGTTTATACATATACTAAGGTGCCCTTGGGGTGCCTATGGCTTCTTTAGGAATTAATATTAATGGTTTCCCATGGTGCCTACTTGATACCTTGTTCTCCTCGAGAAACACATACTACAATGCCCCTCAGTCGCTCTAGGTTAAGCCTAGATAGACGCTGTTACTCTAGCAATACATTCTTATGGCTTAAATAATAAGGGCTTTAAATCGCTTCCTAGACGCTGATTGAATAATAAATAAACGACCGATTTAACATGTGTTTATTCTTCTATGTGTATTATGCTATTAAAACAGATACCCTTTATTTATTCTAGGTATATAACTGCGGGAACATTCTTTTTGTTTCTTCATCTGAAATAGTAGGCTCGCTGTCTCTAAAAAACGCAATTTCTACGACATGGTCGCCTGATTCTTTTCTTGTGTCTACTTCTGCATCAACACGCTTTTTAAGCATACATAGCTCTATCGTAGACATAGTTTTTACATCTACGCCTTCAGATTGATTATTATTTATGGCTACGAGAGTATTATTCCTAGAGCCAAGCTGCCCTGCTAGCTCTAAGATTGTTCTTTCTAGCTTATGCTTAGTCGCAATGTCGTTATTCGTCCATGTTTTCTTATTTTGAATGTATTCGAGAGACTCTTTTGTATTTCGGATTGCTTCTTCTGCTAAAAGTAACTTATCATCAAGCAAAGACTCTGTGACCTTTTCAATCTCTGCTTTGACGTTACCATGCGTTACCAGTTTATGTGCCATCTGTCTTATTGCTCCTTTTGTCTTTATGTTGGGATAAGATTTACGTACTGCTTCACTACCATTCATTCCGTTAGAGAGAAATTCTGAAACGAATAGTCTTTGCTTATATGTTAATTTAGGCATTGTTCTTTTTTTACCTTTGGCGATTTATTTCATTTGGCGGTTTATTTATACAATGGTGCGTTTTATTTTGAACTTGCTCTTTGCTTTTTGAGACATCAGTGCCCTTTGTGCAGTAAGATACTTGTTCATATGAATAGGATTGACTACGCCTGTTGAGGTTAAGGGGATTCTTGTTCCATCTATGAG belongs to Candidatus Omnitrophota bacterium and includes:
- a CDS encoding terminase small subunit, encoding MPKLTYKQRLFVSEFLSNGMNGSEAVRKSYPNIKTKGAIRQMAHKLVTHGNVKAEIEKVTESLLDDKLLLAEEAIRNTKESLEYIQNKKTWTNNDIATKHKLERTILELAGQLGSRNNTLVAINNNQSEGVDVKTMSTIELCMLKKRVDAEVDTRKESGDHVVEIAFFRDSEPTISDEETKRMFPQLYT